Below is a genomic region from bacterium.
AAAATTATTAAAGTGTATTGCCTATCCCGGGGCGGTCTCTATGAAGGGGATTAGCCGTTACAATATTTCCGTTGAGGAAACGCCGGGAATTCTCTCCCTTTCCATTAAGGAAAGGAAGCCCTATATTGTGGAAGATGCTAAGGCTGACTCGCGAGTCGAGCCTCCGATTATAAATGAACTTAAGCTCAAGAGCTTTGCTGTTATTCCCATTGTGGTTAAGAAGGGACCCCCGGGCGCCCTTATCGTCTCTCAAAGCAATCTTAAGAGAAAGATAACAGAAGATGATTTTGCTCCTCTGCTTCTTTTTGCAAACCAGGTGGGAATAGCTATTGAGAATGCAAAATTGCTTAAGGAAACTGAAGAAAAGACTATTGTAGATGAACTTACACAGGTCTATAATCAGAGACATTTTCAGCGAAGGTTACCCGAAGACATAGAGCTTACCAGAAGATACGCCCACTTTCTATCTCTGGCAATGCTGGATATCGATGATTTCAAGCATTATAACGACACTAATGGTCATCTGGCTGGAGATATGGTTCTTAAGCAACTCAGCCAGATACTTACTGGTCACCTGCGCAGGACAGATGTTCCTTTCCGATACGGAGGCGAAGAGTTTGCAGTAATTCTTCCAGCAACTAGTCGTGAAGGAGCTCTCATAATATTGGAAAAGGTTAGAAAGGAAGCAGAAAACTTCTCCTTCGAATATAGAGAGAAACAACCCGTAGGAA
It encodes:
- a CDS encoding sensor domain-containing diguanylate cyclase, which gives rise to MGRIFKTTAFLVFILVGIYIVLDIFLVLDNTAKYILLASLILLFVCKDIQSHRRNRDLRIAHQKLKDISEITEAILSTMKLEEILKLVMRDIRKEFDFDQVFLYHLEETENKKLLKCIAYPGAVSMKGISRYNISVEETPGILSLSIKERKPYIVEDAKADSRVEPPIINELKLKSFAVIPIVVKKGPPGALIVSQSNLKRKITEDDFAPLLLFANQVGIAIENAKLLKETEEKTIVDELTQVYNQRHFQRRLPEDIELTRRYAHFLSLAMLDIDDFKHYNDTNGHLAGDMVLKQLSQILTGHLRRTDVPFRYGGEEFAVILPATSREGALIILEKVRKEAENFSFEYREKQPVGKVTVSIGIATYPVDTKNAQDLVNCADKALYRAKATGKNRTCLYKDLAEKTGLRTEN